The Falco cherrug isolate bFalChe1 chromosome 3, bFalChe1.pri, whole genome shotgun sequence genome segment tcgagtccaaccgttaacctaatactgccaaggccaccactaatccatgtccctaagcgccacgtctacgtgtcttttaaacacctcccacaatggtgactcaaccactgccctgggcagccccttccagtgcttgataaccctctcggtgaagaaatttctcatcATAGCCAAACTAAACTTTGCCTGGCGCAACATGAGgccctttcctcttgccctaGCACTTGTTGCTAGGGATGAGAGACTCACAACCTCCTCGTTacaacctcctctcaggtacTTGGAGACACCGATAGGGCCTCCCCTCAGCCGCCGCCTTCTGAAAACGCAGTAGCCCCGCTTCCCTCAACCGCTACTTCTAAGGCTTCTTCTCTCGATCCTTCACCGCATTCGCTGCTCTCCTTTGGATGcgtcacaccacagcccaagcCCCACCTCAGGGGTCCACGATGGAGGGGCCAACACAAGCACCGgcggagccaggcagggcacctCTCGTCACAGGACCGGCGAGctctcagccagggctgccaggaaaatggcctgctctcccaaacagccctcctctgcctgcccgcactgacacccccagggacggaTCCCAGGGGGCACAAGCCCAGACACGCAggcccctttctcccagctacaACCTAACAAGCAAGGCGGGCAAcaaggcacacacagagcacgcTCAGTGGGAAAGGCCAGGCCTACAGTCAGGcttagcaagctggcagcaaggcaggcagggaccaaATGCCACGGAAGGGGCCGACACTCATGCCCGGCACACCTCcaaagcccacaacagccttcCAGGCCCATGAACAAGTGGGGGCCCCTCTTCGCAACGCACCCGCAAACCACACCACACGAGTGCCACGGCATGACCTCACTGACAACACCCCACCTCTCCTATGCTTTGGCCACGTCTGCCAAATGCCCTGACACGCACCTTCCATGCAAATCCTCCCAGATACCTGCTCTCACTTCAAAGCTGACGCCAGGGACAGACGGACACATCCTCAAGAGGACGACATGAGAAGGGAGCGTTGTGGGAAGGGACACACCCCCCACCTCATTACCTGCCAAGCTCTGGCACgcaacagctgcttgctgcaaaatgcCGTCACGCGCAAAGCCTGTCCCGCCCCCTCAGACCAGCATAAAAGACGGCCCAGCGCCTCTCTCCATCACACGCTTCTCCTGACGCCTTCTCCCCCGCAGTCAACAAGGTGAGCctgaagccccttcccctccttctcctgccccacacgCCCCGTCTCTTCCAGCACGCGCTGACACCAGACTCAGCAGCCCCCACGACTCAACACCACCacgctccccgcagccccacaccGCGCCTCCACACTCCCTTGCCCTCCTGTAACGACACCCCTCGCGCCCCCCCAACACCCTCCGCTTCCTCAACACCCTCTCTTACAGGGACACTCCACACCGCAGACATGGCCTGCAACAacttctgcagcccctgcggacCCACCCCGCTGGCtaacagctgcaacgagccctgcgtcAGGCAGTGCGAGGACTCCCGCGTCGTCATCCAGCCTTCCACCGTGCTGGTCACCCTGCCGGGACCcatcctcacctccttcccccagagcaccGCCGTCGGATCCTCCTCATCGGCTGCTGTGGGCAacatcctcagctcccagggagtgCCCATCTCCTCCGGCGGCTTTGGCTACGGTTACGGCCTCGGAGGCCTGGGCTGCTATGGCGCCGgaagagcctgcctgccctgctaaGGGCcctccacaccacacacaccctgcaagcCACGGCATGGACTGAGGACGCACCTcccgcctgctgctggcacggggACCTGCCACCCGCACCTCCTCCTCTCAAGGCACCAAGCAAAGTAGCACGGAAGgggccagccccggctgccaggATACATGGCCCacctacctcctcctcttctcccactgtcttCTTTGCATCGCCCCTACTGCTACGTCCGCTACTCTCCGCTGCAAACGCCTGCTCACAAGCCAAAGACCACCGGGGCACCTCCCCCGCGCTGCTCCCACCGCAGGAAAGGAAGACCTCGGTGCTCTGGCAAAatcttctgcaagcaaaggacCTGGGCTGACGGTCGCCCTACTTGCACCTTAGGACGGATCCCTTCCACTGCgtgctcctgccttttcactcttttgccTCAATAAaatctcctgcatcccagcaccacacgcctccatctcctttcttctcccaaggcTCTTCCACTCTAAAATGGCACAAAGCCAGGCCTCAACAGGCCggcggggttggggggaaaaggGCACTCAGCCTCTCTGAGGACACAGGCCACCAGCGACAACACACACTCGCACCTGCAGGCATACACAGCATGAcacaagcccagcactggctcagAAAAAGCCTCCGATACGACAACGCTCCCTGCGCACACCTCCGACCGAGGCTCCCCGTGCCAACACATGCTTGACTAACTCTCTTCCGCACCCTCCCCAGCAAAAAAggatcacagaaacatttagagaTGGGCAGgaatctctgcagagcatgtccttccaccccagtgctcaagcagggccagctagAGCAGATTGTCTGGGACCACAGCCACTCGCGTCTTCAGTACCTCCGAGAATGGAGCCGCCACCACCTCTTCCACtctttgaccaccctcacactGAAAAAGCCCTGCCGCCTTTGCCCGGGCAATTCCAGATGCTTTCACTTCTGAACATGGCCTCTTGTCCTACCACTGATCGCAAGCCTCTGGGCACAGCCCTTCAGCCGCTTTGCAGGCCACCGCACCGGCCGCTTACGCAACCCGCACTTTCTCAGCTCGTCTAGGAGCACGTACCAGGAGACAGCGACAAAGGCTTCCTTCAAGTACGCCTCAGcaacagccactgctctcccctcgcCCAACGCCCACTCGCCTCAACGCGGAAGACACGCAGCTCActcaggcatgatttgcccttccAAAATCCACGCCAAACACCCCCCAACACCTTCCGTCCgtcctggccttggcagtgatttccagcagcattgcttccATCACCTGCCCCGGGAACAGGCTCAGGCTCACCggcctctgctttcccagagcctCCCGCACCATCTTCTGCGGGACACGAGGGGTACCAGCTCCCTTCCACTCttcaggagctgcccccaggcactatgacctttccaggaaaatgcaCAGCGGCCTCACAAGGAGGCCTCCGCAATGCCAGATGCCTCGGCATTCCTGGGAGCAACACGACAGGCCCCGGGCACTTACAAACACCCACTCCCACACCACTCCTTCCTAcctcccttcatcttcctcagcaACAACCACAGATCACCTGacaaacagcctgaaaaacactCACCTTGCCTCAGCGGGGGCAGGCCTTGCCACTCATCAACCCTTCCGcacgcaccaccaccaccaccacagcctcggCTCTGCAGCCCCGTGCCGCATGCTCAAACCCAGCTCCCCTCGGCAATCGCCAAATTCCCTTTCACCCTGTCAAGCTCTGCGCAGAGAACTGGCCTCACCCCTCGACACTCGCCCCAAGCACAGACCCCACCAAAGGCCCAGGAgtgccagcctcccctgcctgccgctcccagctctgctccgcCTTTCAGCACACTTACGGGCTCTCCAGAAACTCACCTGCCCTCGCACGCTGCCTCATACACAATCATAAGAGTCACTTCGGTTGCAAAGGACCCTTAACATtatcgagtccaaccgttaacctaatactgccaaggccaccactaatccatgtccctaagcgccacgtctacgtgtcttttaaacacctcccacaatggtgactcaaccactgccctgggcagccccttccagtgcttgataaccctctcggtgaagaaatttctcatcATAGCCAAACTAAACTTTGCCTGGCGCAACATGAGgccctttcctcttgccctaGCACTTGTTGCTAGGGATGAGAGACTCACAACCTCCTCGTTacaacctcctctcaggtacTTGGAGACACCGATAGGGCCTCCCCTCAGCCGCCGCCTTCTGAAAACGCAGTAGCCCCGCTTCCCTCAACCGCTACTTCTAAGGCTTCTTCTCTCGATCCTTCACCGCATTCGCTGCTCTCCTTTGGATGcgtcacaccacagcccaagcCCCACCTCAGGGGTCCACGATGGAGGGGCCAACACAAGCACCGgcggagccaggcagggcacctCTCGTCACAGGACCGGCGAGctctcagccagggctgccaggaaaatggcctgctctcccaaacagccctcctctgcctgcccgcactgacacccccagggacggaTCCCAGGGGGCACAAGCCCAGACACGCAggcccctttctcccagctacaACCTAACAAGCAAGGCGGGCAAcaaggcacacacagagcacgcTCAGTGGGAAAGGCCAGGCCTACAGTCAGGcttagcaagctggcagcaaggcaggcagggaccaaATGCCACGGAAGGGGCCGACACTCATGCCCGGCACACCTCcaaagcccacaacagccttcCAGGCCCATGAACAAGTGGGGGCCCCTCTTCGCAACGCACCCGCAAACCACACCACACGAGTGCCACGGCATGACCTCACTGACAACACCCCACCTCTCCTATGCTTTGGCCACGTCTGCCAAATGCCCTGACACGCACCTTCCATGCAAATCCTCCCAGATACCTGCTCTCACTTCAAAGCTGACGCCAGGGACAGACGGACACATCCTCAAGAGGACGACATGAGAAGGGAGCGTTGTGGGAAGGGACACACCCCCCACCTCATTACCTGCCAAGCTCTGGCACgcaacagctgcttgctgcaaaatgcCGTCACGCGCAAAGCCTGTCCCGCCCCCTCAGACCAGCATAAAAGACGGCC includes the following:
- the LOC129735521 gene encoding feather keratin 1-like, which translates into the protein MACNNFCSPCGPTPLANSCNEPCVRQCEDSRVVIQPSTVLVTLPGPILTSFPQSTAVGSSSSAAVGNILSSQGVPISSGGFGYGYGLGGLGCYGAGRACLPC